In Pseudovibrio brasiliensis, the following are encoded in one genomic region:
- the rpoZ gene encoding DNA-directed RNA polymerase subunit omega gives MARVTVEDCVDKVENRFELVLLASHRARMISSGSPLTIDRDNDKNPVVALREIAEETVSPEDLKEDLIHSLQKFVEVDEPEAETAPMVPSDPQQLQINAVDDSEVEFDSITEEDLLKGLEGLVPPERSDDY, from the coding sequence ATGGCACGTGTGACCGTCGAGGATTGCGTCGACAAGGTCGAAAACCGGTTTGAGCTGGTTCTGCTTGCCAGCCATCGCGCCCGGATGATTTCCAGCGGCTCGCCGCTGACAATCGACCGCGACAACGATAAGAACCCGGTTGTTGCGCTTCGCGAAATCGCTGAAGAAACAGTGAGCCCAGAGGACTTAAAAGAAGACCTCATTCACTCTCTTCAGAAGTTCGTGGAAGTGGACGAGCCGGAAGCAGAAACAGCACCAATGGTTCCTAGCGACCCACAACAACTTCAGATCAATGCAGTTGACGATTCAGAAGTCGAATTTGATAGCATTACTGAAGAAGACCTGCTGAAGGGGCTTGAAGGCCTGGTACCGCCGGAACGTTCCGACGACTACTAA
- a CDS encoding uracil-DNA glycosylase codes for MTTTKVCHSIESLQKPGRECPLCSRLVAYRAELRELHPDWHNAPVLDYGPVDASLIVVGLAPGHKGGNRTGIPFFGDFSGEMLNGALTASGFASYKDVAAPELGIEPLDVRITNVVKCMPPKNAPKPAEIRSCRAFFLDSMLVSDQTRAVVAVGRTAHEELLKAFELKLKDYPFGHNRETQLTPSLRMFSSFHCSQYNVNTRRITAEQFTAVFMRVREYLSSL; via the coding sequence ATGACGACTACTAAGGTCTGTCATAGTATCGAAAGTTTGCAGAAGCCGGGGAGAGAGTGTCCACTCTGTTCCCGGCTTGTTGCGTATAGGGCGGAGTTGCGCGAGCTTCACCCGGATTGGCACAATGCGCCTGTGCTGGACTATGGTCCTGTTGATGCCTCTCTCATTGTTGTGGGACTGGCTCCGGGGCATAAAGGCGGTAATCGAACCGGTATTCCGTTCTTTGGCGACTTTTCCGGCGAAATGCTCAATGGTGCTCTGACTGCGAGTGGGTTTGCCTCTTACAAAGATGTGGCAGCGCCTGAACTCGGGATTGAACCGCTGGATGTGCGGATCACCAATGTGGTGAAGTGCATGCCGCCGAAAAATGCGCCAAAACCTGCTGAAATCAGAAGTTGTCGAGCATTCTTTCTGGATTCTATGCTTGTGAGTGATCAGACGCGTGCTGTTGTGGCTGTTGGGCGGACGGCGCATGAGGAGCTGTTGAAGGCTTTCGAGTTGAAGCTGAAGGACTATCCGTTCGGGCATAATCGTGAAACTCAGCTCACGCCTTCTCTCAGAATGTTTTCCAGCTTCCATTGTTCTCAGTACAACGTGAACACACGGCGGATCACAGCCGAGCAGTTTACGGCTGTGTTTATGCGCGTGCGCGAGTACTTGAGTTCTCTTTAG
- a CDS encoding SLC13 family permease: MENLNIPMILTFVIIGFTIVLYALERIAIEIVALGSIVALMLLFMAFPHTLNGSPIRPEDFLSGFSNQALITVICLLIVGQGLFQTDALDKPAQAILRMSKQRRWLATGPLLITVGIVSAFLNNTPVVVITLPILTTVAAAHSTSSSRFLMPLSFITILGGMTTMIGSSTNLLVANVANATGEVRINFFTFTAFGAILAAVGAVYVLFVLPRVLKPRQTMAEEFTGKDGRQFIAQIPIVYGHPLVGEKAVAGMFPALKDMTVRLIQRGERPLLPPFEEVQLQPGDTVIVAATRDILTRAISQRHPLLPADANESPTSEAEHASPSGTLTLAEAVIAPGSRLIGRTLSMTSFHADTGCVVTGLQRRSRMPRMPMTDIRMESGDVLLIAGNREEINRLRGNRDVLLMDWSATELPQRQYARRALAIFVVMITLAVTGIVPIMVASVAATFAMITFGCLNIRQTLRTIDSRIFMLIGASIAASLALEATGGDDAIASALLNIADGRSPAFVLSLLFAVVAVLTNLLSNNATAVLFTPIAIEMAHRVGVPVEPFIVCLIFAANCSFATPIGYQTNLIVMGPGHYRFSDFLFAGTPLAIIIWLTFSLVAPYYYNL, encoded by the coding sequence ATGGAGAACCTGAACATACCGATGATCCTGACCTTTGTGATCATCGGATTCACGATTGTCCTTTATGCGCTGGAACGCATCGCCATCGAAATCGTAGCACTCGGCTCCATCGTAGCCCTTATGCTGCTGTTTATGGCTTTCCCACATACACTCAATGGATCACCGATCAGGCCAGAGGATTTTCTCTCCGGCTTTTCCAATCAGGCCCTGATCACGGTGATCTGCTTGCTCATTGTTGGGCAAGGCCTCTTCCAGACAGACGCGCTCGACAAACCCGCTCAGGCCATCCTGCGCATGTCAAAGCAGCGCCGCTGGCTCGCCACCGGACCACTACTTATCACCGTCGGTATTGTCAGTGCGTTTTTGAACAATACGCCTGTGGTGGTCATCACACTGCCGATTTTGACCACAGTCGCCGCCGCGCATAGCACCTCTTCCTCACGTTTTCTTATGCCCCTCTCGTTCATTACGATTCTAGGCGGCATGACAACAATGATCGGCTCCTCCACCAACCTGCTCGTCGCCAACGTGGCCAACGCAACCGGCGAAGTCCGCATCAATTTCTTCACCTTCACCGCATTTGGAGCCATTCTGGCAGCTGTTGGGGCCGTCTACGTTCTGTTCGTTCTGCCACGTGTCCTCAAACCACGTCAAACCATGGCAGAGGAGTTTACGGGCAAAGACGGACGCCAGTTTATTGCACAGATTCCAATAGTTTACGGCCACCCTCTGGTTGGCGAAAAGGCCGTTGCAGGCATGTTCCCTGCGCTGAAAGATATGACCGTTCGCCTGATCCAGCGCGGCGAACGCCCGCTCCTGCCTCCGTTCGAAGAGGTTCAGTTGCAGCCGGGCGATACAGTGATTGTCGCCGCCACACGCGACATCCTCACCCGCGCCATCAGCCAACGCCACCCCCTCCTTCCAGCAGATGCAAACGAAAGCCCGACCAGCGAAGCAGAGCATGCTTCCCCGTCTGGCACCCTCACCCTTGCTGAAGCAGTTATTGCCCCTGGCTCACGCCTGATTGGCCGCACGCTTTCCATGACAAGTTTCCACGCTGATACCGGCTGTGTGGTGACCGGATTGCAGCGCCGCAGCCGTATGCCGCGCATGCCGATGACTGATATCCGTATGGAATCCGGGGATGTTTTGCTGATCGCTGGCAACCGGGAAGAAATCAACCGTCTGCGCGGTAACCGAGATGTCCTCCTCATGGACTGGTCCGCAACCGAGCTGCCTCAACGACAATATGCCCGCCGCGCGCTGGCCATTTTTGTTGTCATGATCACACTAGCAGTCACCGGAATTGTGCCAATTATGGTCGCCTCCGTTGCTGCAACATTTGCTATGATCACCTTCGGCTGCCTCAACATTCGCCAGACTCTGCGTACCATCGACAGCCGCATCTTCATGCTGATCGGCGCCTCAATCGCAGCCTCGCTGGCATTGGAAGCAACCGGTGGTGACGATGCCATCGCCTCGGCACTTCTCAACATCGCCGATGGCCGATCGCCGGCATTTGTCCTCTCCTTGCTCTTTGCTGTTGTCGCCGTTTTAACCAACTTACTCAGCAACAACGCAACCGCGGTGCTGTTTACGCCCATTGCAATCGAAATGGCGCACCGGGTTGGCGTGCCTGTAGAACCCTTCATCGTCTGCCTGATATTTGCGGCAAACTGTTCATTTGCAACGCCAATTGGTTATCAGACAAACCTCATCGTCATGGGCCCGGGTCACTACCGGTTCTCAGATTTCCTCTTCGCCGGCACACCTCTCGCCATAATCATATGGTTGACCTTCTCATTAGTCGCTCCTTACTATTATAATCTATGA
- a CDS encoding threonine ammonia-lyase: MPKVASPLLTLSNIEEAANNIKGAVISTPLLPAAQLDAITGASVFVKYENMQATNAFKERGALNKLLHLTEEEKSRGVIAMSAGNHAQAVALHAQRLGIPALIVMPNGTPYVKVEATKAYGAKVVLAGETVDDAKKEADRLSEEHGYIWVHPFDDLQVIAGQGTIALEMLKDQPDLDTLIVPVGGGGMISGIAVAAKAINPDIEIIGVESELYPSMYAALRDEPMECGGNSLAEGIAVKVPGTYTQQLVKEYVDDILLVSESQIEEAINIFLTRLKTVAEGAGAAGLAAMCAHPERFKGKKVGLVLCGGNINPRLLASIALRQLVRLGNIIHIRCNIPDRPGILGEISTTIGQLGGNILEVSHHRLFLDVSVKGATLDVAIETRDNQHAKEIIAALEAGDIHVTLLSSGEMRF, from the coding sequence ATGCCAAAGGTGGCCTCACCTCTTCTCACCCTGTCCAACATTGAAGAGGCTGCAAACAACATCAAGGGTGCGGTGATTTCAACACCGCTTCTGCCAGCAGCTCAACTGGATGCCATCACCGGTGCCTCGGTTTTCGTCAAATACGAGAACATGCAGGCCACCAACGCATTCAAAGAGCGCGGCGCCCTGAACAAGCTGCTGCACCTGACAGAAGAAGAAAAGAGCCGCGGTGTGATTGCCATGTCCGCAGGCAATCACGCACAGGCCGTGGCTTTGCACGCACAGCGCCTTGGCATTCCCGCTCTTATCGTCATGCCCAATGGCACGCCTTATGTGAAGGTGGAGGCAACCAAAGCCTATGGCGCCAAAGTCGTCCTTGCAGGCGAAACTGTAGACGATGCCAAGAAAGAAGCCGACCGCCTCTCAGAAGAGCACGGCTACATCTGGGTCCATCCGTTCGACGATCTACAGGTCATCGCAGGTCAGGGCACCATTGCCCTTGAAATGCTGAAGGATCAGCCGGATCTGGACACCCTGATCGTGCCAGTCGGTGGCGGCGGAATGATCTCTGGCATCGCAGTCGCAGCCAAAGCGATCAATCCGGATATTGAAATCATCGGTGTTGAAAGCGAGCTCTACCCGTCCATGTACGCCGCTCTGCGCGACGAACCGATGGAATGTGGCGGCAACTCACTAGCAGAAGGCATTGCCGTGAAAGTGCCCGGCACTTACACCCAGCAGCTGGTCAAAGAATATGTCGATGACATCTTGCTGGTCAGCGAAAGCCAGATTGAGGAAGCCATCAACATCTTCCTCACCCGCCTGAAAACCGTGGCCGAAGGCGCCGGAGCAGCTGGCCTTGCAGCCATGTGCGCCCATCCGGAGCGTTTTAAAGGCAAAAAAGTTGGACTTGTCCTGTGCGGCGGCAACATTAATCCACGCCTGCTGGCTTCCATCGCACTGCGCCAATTGGTCCGCCTTGGCAACATCATTCACATCCGTTGCAACATCCCGGATCGCCCAGGCATCCTCGGCGAAATCTCAACCACCATTGGCCAGCTGGGCGGCAACATTCTGGAAGTCTCCCACCACCGCCTGTTCCTCGATGTCTCAGTCAAAGGGGCAACACTGGATGTGGCTATTGAGACGCGTGATAATCAGCACGCCAAAGAGATCATCGCGGCACTGGAAGCCGGAGATATCCACGTCACGCTCCTCTCCTCAGGTGAGATGCGGTTCTAG
- a CDS encoding arginyltransferase, which translates to MTRQAYDNPQFYLTAPTDCPYLPDRKERKVFTHLVGPNAPALNDVLTQGGFRRSQNIAYRPACEDCRACVSIRVCAQEFKWTKSLKRVWKDNQDLIGTELPPGPSTEQYDLFHEYLNARHTNGGMTEMSPGDYSMMVEDTHVDTAIIEYRRRGPNSFLSGEGEGPLIGVALTDRLCDGLSMVYSFFDHSQTSQSLGTFMILDHIARAQHLGLPYVYLGYWVEGSPKMAYKERFKPQEHLGSQGWERQD; encoded by the coding sequence GTGACACGGCAAGCCTATGATAACCCGCAGTTTTATCTGACTGCTCCCACGGATTGCCCCTACCTGCCAGATCGTAAAGAACGCAAAGTCTTCACGCATCTTGTTGGACCCAATGCCCCTGCGCTCAACGACGTTCTCACCCAAGGCGGTTTCCGCCGTTCTCAGAACATCGCCTATCGTCCTGCCTGCGAAGATTGCCGAGCTTGCGTCTCTATCCGCGTCTGCGCCCAGGAATTCAAGTGGACCAAATCGCTCAAGCGCGTCTGGAAAGACAATCAGGATCTTATTGGCACTGAACTGCCACCTGGCCCGTCCACTGAGCAATATGACCTGTTCCATGAATATCTGAATGCCCGTCACACCAATGGCGGCATGACAGAGATGTCCCCGGGTGACTATTCCATGATGGTCGAAGATACCCACGTTGACACAGCCATCATCGAGTACCGCCGCCGAGGCCCAAACTCCTTCCTCTCCGGCGAAGGAGAAGGCCCACTCATAGGCGTCGCCCTAACTGACCGCCTCTGCGACGGCCTCTCCATGGTCTACTCCTTCTTCGACCATTCCCAAACCAGCCAAAGCCTCGGCACCTTTATGATCCTCGATCACATCGCCCGCGCCCAACACCTCGGCCTGCCCTATGTCTATCTGGGATACTGGGTCGAAGGCTCACCGAAGATGGCGTATAAAGAACGCTTCAAGCCACAGGAACACCTTGGCTCCCAAGGCTGGGAACGCCAGGACTAA
- the hemB gene encoding porphobilinogen synthase yields MPFANESHSSVDMNQILNGRRMRRNRHSDWSRRLIRENTITTDDLIWPIFLIDGEKKTEPVASMPGVERYSVDMAVRAAEQAAELGIPVIALFPNTDPDLRDEMGTEALNDSNLTCRALQAIKAEGFPVGLMTDVALDPYTSHGHDGLMAGDKIINDETVDQLCRQALIQAEAGSDIIAPSDMMDGRIGAIRYALDNQGFENLQIMAYSAKYASAFYGPFRDAVGSNANLKGDKRTYQMDPANTDEALKEAELDLAEGADMIMVKPGMPYLDILRRIKDTFMAPTYAYQVSGEYAMICAAAQNGWMDKDKAMMESLMAFKRAGADGVLTYFAPELAKKLNGK; encoded by the coding sequence ATGCCGTTTGCCAATGAATCGCATTCTTCCGTAGACATGAACCAGATTTTGAACGGCCGCCGAATGCGTCGCAATCGTCACAGCGATTGGTCCCGTCGCCTCATCCGCGAAAACACAATCACCACTGATGACCTGATATGGCCGATCTTTCTGATTGATGGCGAAAAGAAAACGGAACCCGTTGCTTCCATGCCGGGCGTTGAGCGCTACTCTGTCGATATGGCAGTGCGCGCCGCTGAGCAGGCAGCTGAACTGGGCATTCCGGTCATTGCTCTATTCCCGAACACCGATCCTGATCTGCGCGACGAAATGGGCACCGAAGCGCTGAATGACAGCAACCTCACCTGCCGCGCTCTTCAGGCGATCAAGGCAGAAGGTTTCCCAGTTGGCCTGATGACGGACGTTGCACTTGATCCTTACACCTCTCACGGCCACGACGGCCTGATGGCTGGTGATAAGATCATCAACGACGAAACCGTCGATCAGCTCTGCCGTCAGGCGCTTATTCAGGCAGAGGCAGGTTCTGACATCATTGCTCCATCCGACATGATGGATGGCCGCATCGGCGCAATCCGTTATGCGCTGGACAATCAGGGCTTTGAAAACCTTCAGATCATGGCGTACTCCGCAAAATACGCTTCCGCATTCTATGGTCCGTTCCGTGACGCTGTTGGCTCCAATGCCAACCTGAAGGGTGACAAACGCACCTATCAGATGGACCCAGCCAACACAGATGAAGCACTGAAAGAAGCAGAGTTGGATCTGGCAGAAGGCGCGGACATGATCATGGTAAAACCTGGTATGCCGTACCTCGACATTCTCCGCCGCATCAAAGACACCTTCATGGCACCAACCTATGCTTATCAGGTCTCCGGCGAGTACGCGATGATCTGCGCTGCAGCTCAAAACGGTTGGATGGACAAGGACAAGGCGATGATGGAGAGCCTGATGGCCTTCAAACGCGCTGGCGCAGATGGCGTCTTAACCTACTTTGCACCTGAACTTGCGAAAAAACTGAACGGCAAATAA
- a CDS encoding NYN domain-containing protein: MFDPREKIALFIDGANLYSTAKAIGFDIDYKRLLKEFQSKGYLLRAYYYTALVEEQEYSSIRPLIDWLDYNGYKVVTKPVKEFVDSAGRRKIKGNMDIELAVDAMQLIDHVDHIVLFSGDGDFRSLVEALQRRGRKVSVVSTLQTQPPMIADDLRRQADHFIELSTLMQRVGRDPNERPPRVEDEDDEIGDDDY; the protein is encoded by the coding sequence ATGTTTGATCCCCGCGAAAAGATTGCTTTATTCATTGATGGAGCGAACCTTTATTCGACGGCGAAAGCAATTGGTTTCGACATCGATTACAAGCGTCTCTTGAAAGAATTCCAATCAAAGGGCTACCTGCTACGCGCTTACTATTACACAGCGCTGGTGGAAGAGCAGGAGTACTCCTCCATTCGTCCATTGATCGATTGGCTGGACTACAATGGCTACAAGGTCGTTACCAAACCTGTTAAGGAATTCGTGGATTCAGCAGGACGTCGCAAAATTAAAGGCAACATGGATATCGAGCTGGCTGTGGACGCCATGCAGTTGATCGATCATGTTGACCATATCGTTCTGTTTTCTGGTGATGGTGACTTCCGTTCTCTGGTTGAAGCGCTGCAGCGTCGTGGTCGCAAGGTTTCTGTTGTTTCCACACTTCAGACACAGCCGCCAATGATTGCTGATGATCTGCGCCGTCAAGCGGACCACTTCATCGAACTTTCCACGTTGATGCAGCGTGTTGGTCGTGACCCAAACGAGCGCCCACCACGTGTTGAAGACGAGGATGATGAGATCGGAGATGACGACTACTAA
- a CDS encoding RelA/SpoT family protein: MMRQYELVERVTSYNPDTDEALLNKAYVYAMQKHGTQTRASGDPYISHPLEVAAILTDMKLDDATIAVALLHDTIEDTDATRAEIDRMFGEEIGKLVEGLTKIQRLDLVSRKAKQAENFRKLLLAIADDVRVLLVKLADRLHNMRTLHHMREDKRIRIAEETMEIYAPLAGRMGMQDIRDELEDISFETLYPDARNTIRERLAILHSKNEGLITDIEEDLTQRLAEQGITAKISGREKRAYSIFRKMEEKSLGFEQLSDIYGFRAIVPALEDCYRVLGVIHTAWPCVPGRFKDYISTPKQNDYRSIHTTVVGPKRQRVELQIRTQAMHRIAENGIAAHALYKDGVTGGRNIQSMTAESRAYGWLRGTIDLLAQGESPEEFLEHTKLELFHDQVFCFTPKGRLIALPRGATPIDFAYAVHTDIGNTCVGCKINGRISSLVTELTNGDEVDIVRSQAQTPPPAWENIAVTGKARSAIRKATKASARQQYGGLGKHILERAFSHAGKDFDEAALEAHIKKFNLESTLDLLVSVGRGDIQAGAVLEVAYPDYAPAQGTDRNTSTPPAGSASEGWFDLDKGSSVKFKIPEGSEDGAKNGSLPIRTSVSGSLPVRFAPSGGAVPGDRIVGILTPGVGITIYPIQSPDLKEFDDQPERWLDVRWDIDPNAPERFPAQISVFAVNEPGSLAAITKVIGDHRGNIDNIKMIRKASDFHEMLIDLEVWDLKHLNLILNQLRAKPNVSEAQRVNG; the protein is encoded by the coding sequence ATGATGCGTCAATACGAACTTGTTGAGAGAGTAACCAGCTACAATCCTGATACGGATGAAGCGCTGCTCAACAAGGCATATGTTTATGCCATGCAAAAGCATGGTACCCAGACCCGCGCCTCTGGGGATCCTTATATTTCCCACCCTCTCGAAGTTGCAGCCATCCTCACCGACATGAAGTTGGATGATGCGACGATTGCTGTTGCCCTGCTTCATGACACCATTGAAGACACTGACGCCACGCGTGCTGAAATTGATCGCATGTTTGGTGAGGAAATCGGCAAGCTTGTAGAGGGCCTGACCAAAATCCAGCGCCTGGATCTGGTATCCCGCAAAGCCAAACAGGCTGAAAACTTCCGCAAGCTTCTGCTTGCCATCGCTGATGACGTCCGCGTTCTCCTCGTAAAACTGGCCGATCGCCTGCACAACATGCGCACCCTGCACCACATGCGGGAAGACAAGCGCATCCGCATCGCCGAAGAGACCATGGAGATCTATGCGCCACTTGCTGGCCGCATGGGTATGCAGGACATCCGCGACGAGCTGGAAGACATCTCCTTCGAGACCCTCTATCCCGACGCTCGCAACACCATCCGCGAGCGCCTTGCGATCCTGCACAGCAAGAACGAAGGCCTGATCACGGACATTGAAGAAGACCTGACACAGCGCCTCGCCGAACAAGGCATCACCGCCAAGATCAGTGGACGTGAAAAGCGCGCCTACTCCATCTTCCGCAAGATGGAAGAAAAGTCCCTCGGCTTTGAGCAGCTCTCAGACATTTACGGCTTCCGTGCAATTGTTCCCGCACTGGAAGATTGCTACCGCGTGCTGGGTGTCATCCATACAGCATGGCCATGCGTACCAGGCCGCTTTAAAGATTACATCTCCACGCCGAAGCAGAACGATTACCGTTCCATCCACACCACGGTAGTGGGACCAAAGCGCCAGCGCGTTGAGCTGCAGATCCGCACTCAAGCCATGCACCGCATCGCGGAAAATGGCATCGCAGCACACGCGCTTTACAAAGACGGCGTCACCGGCGGCCGTAACATCCAGTCCATGACCGCGGAATCCCGCGCCTATGGCTGGCTGCGCGGCACCATTGATCTGCTGGCACAAGGTGAATCTCCAGAAGAGTTCCTCGAGCACACCAAGCTTGAGCTCTTCCACGATCAGGTCTTCTGCTTCACACCAAAGGGCCGCCTGATCGCACTGCCACGCGGTGCAACACCGATCGACTTCGCCTACGCAGTCCATACGGACATCGGCAACACATGTGTCGGCTGTAAGATCAACGGTCGCATCTCCTCGCTGGTCACAGAACTGACCAATGGTGATGAGGTCGACATCGTCCGTTCACAAGCCCAGACCCCTCCTCCGGCCTGGGAAAACATCGCTGTCACCGGCAAGGCACGCTCTGCCATCCGCAAGGCAACCAAAGCCTCCGCCCGTCAGCAATACGGCGGCCTTGGTAAGCACATTCTGGAACGCGCGTTCTCTCATGCAGGCAAGGACTTCGATGAGGCCGCTCTAGAAGCGCATATTAAGAAGTTCAACCTGGAATCCACACTCGACCTACTTGTATCCGTAGGTCGCGGAGACATTCAGGCAGGCGCTGTCCTTGAAGTCGCATATCCAGATTACGCACCAGCGCAAGGCACTGACCGCAATACAAGCACCCCTCCAGCAGGCTCAGCCTCAGAAGGCTGGTTCGATCTGGATAAGGGCAGCTCAGTCAAATTCAAGATCCCTGAGGGGTCTGAGGACGGCGCAAAGAACGGCTCCCTGCCGATCCGCACCAGCGTCTCCGGCTCCCTTCCAGTCCGCTTTGCCCCAAGCGGCGGCGCAGTACCAGGCGACCGTATCGTTGGCATTCTAACGCCGGGCGTTGGCATCACCATCTACCCGATCCAGTCCCCGGACCTGAAAGAGTTTGACGATCAGCCAGAGCGCTGGCTCGACGTTCGCTGGGACATTGACCCGAATGCACCAGAGCGCTTCCCGGCGCAGATCAGCGTGTTTGCAGTCAACGAACCAGGATCACTGGCGGCTATCACCAAAGTGATTGGTGACCATCGCGGCAACATTGATAATATCAAAATGATCCGCAAAGCCTCTGATTTTCACGAGATGCTAATTGATCTTGAGGTATGGGATTTGAAGCACCTGAATCTGATCCTGAACCAGCTGCGTGCCAAACCCAATGTCTCCGAAGCGCAAAGGGTGAATGGCTAG
- a CDS encoding RDD family protein, whose protein sequence is MSQQVSAHPNTYYDPYLNPHLFDGVRKKRIFACVIDVIAITVLSGIAYFVVGFLGILTLGLAWLLFPAIWPLVALAYTAFSLGGYNSATPGMRAFGLEMRLQNGGRPYPLYAAIHVLLFYFSVTILSPFVLIVSLFSDQKRLLHDIVLGAVIMNSPVDSLHR, encoded by the coding sequence ATGAGCCAGCAAGTGAGCGCGCACCCCAACACTTATTATGATCCCTACCTCAATCCGCACCTGTTTGATGGCGTGCGGAAAAAGCGGATCTTTGCGTGCGTGATTGATGTCATCGCGATCACCGTTCTCTCTGGTATCGCTTACTTCGTCGTTGGCTTTCTCGGCATCCTGACCCTTGGCCTTGCATGGCTGTTATTCCCTGCAATCTGGCCACTTGTCGCCCTTGCCTACACCGCATTTTCACTGGGCGGATACAACTCCGCAACACCGGGTATGCGCGCGTTTGGGCTGGAAATGCGCCTGCAGAATGGTGGCCGCCCGTACCCGCTCTACGCAGCAATCCACGTCCTGCTCTTTTATTTCTCGGTAACAATACTCAGCCCTTTTGTCCTCATAGTCTCATTGTTTAGTGACCAAAAGCGACTGCTCCATGATATCGTGCTAGGTGCCGTTATTATGAATTCCCCGGTGGATAGTCTGCATCGATAA
- a CDS encoding isobutyryl-CoA dehydrogenase, whose translation MEFELNEDQRAFVDMAAGFAQEEMAPFAAEWDAKSHFPLDVLRKAAALGLGGLYVREDVGGSQLGRLDGALIFEELSKGCVSTSAFLSIHNMAAGMLDRFGSDELRQRFLPDLCSMEKVASYCLTEPGAGSDAASLRTRAVRDGDHYVINGSKSFISGGGVSDVYVCMVRTGEDGPKGISCIVVEKDAPGLSFGANEHKLGWCSQPTAQVIFEDCRVPVANLVGEEGQGFSIAMAGLDGGRLNIGACSLGGAQFCLDRALQYMDERKQFGRSLAQFQALQFKVADMATELEAARLLLHKAAYLLDQKDPQATKMAAMAKRLATDTGFKVVNDALQIHGGYGYLKDYPLERHLRDLRVHQILEGTNEIMRVIVARELMKA comes from the coding sequence ATGGAATTTGAACTGAACGAAGATCAACGTGCCTTTGTGGATATGGCTGCCGGGTTTGCGCAGGAGGAGATGGCGCCTTTTGCGGCGGAGTGGGATGCGAAGTCTCATTTCCCTCTGGATGTGCTTCGCAAGGCGGCTGCGCTGGGTCTGGGCGGGCTATATGTGCGTGAGGATGTGGGCGGCTCTCAGTTGGGACGTCTTGATGGGGCGTTGATCTTTGAAGAGCTTTCCAAGGGCTGTGTTTCGACCTCTGCGTTTCTTTCCATTCATAATATGGCAGCGGGTATGCTGGACCGGTTCGGGTCTGATGAGCTGCGGCAGAGATTTCTCCCTGATCTTTGCAGTATGGAGAAAGTGGCGAGTTATTGCCTAACGGAGCCGGGTGCCGGTTCTGATGCGGCATCCTTGAGAACGCGGGCCGTGCGAGATGGGGATCATTATGTGATCAACGGTTCCAAGTCCTTTATCTCTGGTGGTGGTGTGTCGGATGTTTATGTCTGCATGGTGCGCACCGGTGAGGATGGGCCGAAGGGGATATCTTGTATCGTGGTTGAGAAGGACGCGCCGGGTCTCTCCTTTGGTGCCAACGAGCATAAGCTGGGGTGGTGTAGCCAACCGACGGCACAGGTCATCTTTGAGGATTGTCGGGTGCCAGTTGCCAATCTGGTTGGCGAAGAAGGGCAGGGCTTCAGTATTGCGATGGCAGGGCTTGATGGTGGCCGTCTGAATATCGGTGCCTGTTCTCTTGGCGGGGCGCAGTTCTGTCTGGACCGGGCGCTGCAGTACATGGACGAACGGAAGCAGTTTGGACGGTCTCTGGCGCAGTTTCAGGCGTTGCAGTTCAAAGTGGCGGATATGGCGACTGAGCTAGAAGCGGCGCGGCTGTTGCTGCACAAAGCGGCCTATCTGCTGGATCAGAAAGATCCTCAGGCGACCAAGATGGCGGCGATGGCCAAGCGGCTTGCGACGGATACGGGCTTTAAGGTGGTCAATGATGCGCTGCAGATCCACGGTGGTTACGGTTATCTGAAGGATTATCCGCTGGAGCGTCATCTGCGTGACTTGCGGGTGCATCAGATTCTGGAAGGAACCAACGAGATCATGCGCGTCATCGTGGCGCGTGAGCTGATGAAGGCTTGA